A single region of the Glycine max cultivar Williams 82 chromosome 20, Glycine_max_v4.0, whole genome shotgun sequence genome encodes:
- the LOC100793940 gene encoding ethylene-responsive transcription factor ERN2 yields MANKRKRWEGQGDQGNSEEGNIELEQLREEAASMAADILVARRAKKRYIGVRQRPSGRWVSEIKDTIQNIRLWLGTYDTAEDAARAYDEAARLLRGANTRTNFFSSQSSPNSVPALPLKIAKLLLLRLKARNMASSCVVTPFPSNHYEPEPESHFYHQIEESYYGNSLDMVGNGIVEQNYYCASYSSSAIITTCDFSCGTNEENSNLEGSSREDSRLGYHCDDNVYDQNNQIVSGKEFEDCDAGIRDLQFLDTAGSLSCFFSPFEIAEEMVGSIEEEEKYRVDDSPLGRESFRMKYERKFSACLYTLIGVSECLSLQVGPGNGKELEKKIEDGK; encoded by the coding sequence ATGGcaaacaagagaaaaagatgGGAAGGTCAAGGAGATCAAGGAAACAGTGAAGAAGGGAACATTGAATTGGAGCAACTAAGGGAAGAAGCAGCATCAATGGCTGCTGATATACTCGTTGCTAGAAGAGCTAAGAAACGTTACATTGGTGTACGCCAAAGACCCTCAGGGAGATGGGTGTCTGAAATCAAAGACACCATACAGAACATTAGGTTATGGTTAGGCACTTATGACACTGCTGAAGATGCTGCTAGGGCTTATGATGAGGCCGCGCGCTTGCTTCGTGGCGCCAACACTCGCACGAACTTCTTTTCTTCACAATCTTCTCCTAATTCTGTTCCTGCTCTTCCTCTAAAGATTGCCAAACTTCTCCTTCTTAGGCTCAAAGCTAGAAACATGGCCTCTTCATGTGTGGTTACCCCTTTTCCTAGTAACCACTATGAACCCGAACCCGAGTCacatttttatcatcaaatagAAGAATCCTATTATGGGAATTCTTTAGATATGGTAGGAAATGGGATTGttgaacaaaattattattgtgcTAGTTATAGTTCTTCTGCCATAATAACTACTTGTGACTTTAGTTGTGGTACTAATGAAGAAAATTCTAACCTAGAGGGTAGTAGTAGGGAGGATTCAAGATTAGGGTATCATTGTGATGACAATGTTTATGATCAAAACAACCAGATTGTGAGTGGTAAAGAGTTTGAAGACTGTGATGCTGGGATTAGAGATCTTCAGTTTTTGGACACTGCTGGATCATTGAGTtgctttttttctccttttgagATAGCAGAAGAGATGGTGGGATcaatagaggaagaagagaaataTCGTGTTGATGATTCACCATTAGGTAGAGAATCTTTCAGGATGAAGTATGAACGTAAATTCTCAGCTTGTCTTTACACCCTAATTGGGGTGTCTGAGTGTTTGAGCCTACAAGTTGGACCAGGAAATGGAAaggaattggaaaaaaaaattgaggatggAAAATAG
- the CHR4 gene encoding chalcone reductase CHR4 isoform X1: protein MSATNVPKVLLQLQPPSKSNPLCVPVIGLGTAAVHNDGDTVKAAVIEAIKLGYRHFDTAAQYGSEQALGEAIAEALRVGLIASRDELFITSKLWCCDNHPHLVLPALQNSLRSLKLDYLDLYLIHWPITAKPGMWEMPYSEESLVPFDLKSVWAAMEECHKLGLTKSIGVSNFSCKKLENLLSFATIPPSVNQVSPSSIIYPAHFVYFTHLIFHPKQVEMNIAWQQKNLRAYCKAKGIIVTAYSPLGAKGSKWDINQILDNELTKQIAQAHGKTAAQVCLRWLFEQGVTFIPKSYNKERLKENLEIFDWSLTKDDHEKINQVKQERMFKYGTAAFPLPDLFDGET, encoded by the exons ATGTCTGCAACAAACGTCCCCAAAGTGCTGTTACAACTACAACCACCCTCCAAATCGAACCCACTCTGCGTGCCGGTGATAGGACTCGGCACCGCCGCGGTCCACAACGACGGTGACACGGTGAAGGCTGCAGTCATAGAGGCTATCAAACTCGGTTACAGACACTTCGACACCGCGGCACAGTACGGATCGGAGCAGGCTCTTGGAGAAGCCATTGCCGAAGCACTTCGTGTTGGTCTCATAGCCTCAAGAGACGAGCTTTTCATCACTTCCAAGTTATGGTGTTGTGATAATCATCCCCATCTTGTTCTTCCTGCTCTACAAAATTCGCTTCG GTCTCTTAAATTAGATTATTTGGACCTATATTTAATTCATTGGCCAATTACTGCAAAGCCTGGAATGTGGGAGATGCCTTATTCTGAAGAGAGCCTTGTTCCATTTGACTTAAAGAGTGTGTGGGCAGCAATGGAAGAATGTCACAAACTTGGCCTTACCAAATCAATTGGAGTTAGCAACTTCTCTTGCAAGAAACTTGAAAATCTTCTCTCTTTTGCTACAATTCCTCCTTCTGTCAATCAAGTAAGTCCATCATCTATCATCTATCCTGCacattttgtttatttcacACATCTTATTTTCCACCCCAAACAGGTGGAGATGAATATTGCCTGGCAGCAAAAGAATCTTAGAGCATACTGCAAGGCAAAGGGTATAATTGTGACTGCCTACTCTCCTTTGGGAGCCAAAGGGAGCAAATGGGATATCAATCAAATTTTGGACAATGAATTGACCAAGCAGATTGCACAGGCTCATGGCAAAACTGCAGCTCAG GTATGTCTTAGATGGTTATTTGAGCAAGGTGTGACTTTCATACCAAAGAGCTACAATAAAGAGAGATTAAAGGAAAATTTAGAGATATTTGATTGGTCACTCACCAAAGATGACCATGAAAAGATTAATCAAGTCAAACAGGAGCGTATGTTCAAGTACGGAACAGCAGCATTCCCGCTTCCTGATCTATTTGATGGGGAAACTTAG
- the CHR4 gene encoding chalcone reductase CHR4, with amino-acid sequence MSATNVPKVLLQLQPPSKSNPLCVPVIGLGTAAVHNDGDTVKAAVIEAIKLGYRHFDTAAQYGSEQALGEAIAEALRVGLIASRDELFITSKLWCCDNHPHLVLPALQNSLRSLKLDYLDLYLIHWPITAKPGMWEMPYSEESLVPFDLKSVWAAMEECHKLGLTKSIGVSNFSCKKLENLLSFATIPPSVNQVEMNIAWQQKNLRAYCKAKGIIVTAYSPLGAKGSKWDINQILDNELTKQIAQAHGKTAAQVCLRWLFEQGVTFIPKSYNKERLKENLEIFDWSLTKDDHEKINQVKQERMFKYGTAAFPLPDLFDGET; translated from the exons ATGTCTGCAACAAACGTCCCCAAAGTGCTGTTACAACTACAACCACCCTCCAAATCGAACCCACTCTGCGTGCCGGTGATAGGACTCGGCACCGCCGCGGTCCACAACGACGGTGACACGGTGAAGGCTGCAGTCATAGAGGCTATCAAACTCGGTTACAGACACTTCGACACCGCGGCACAGTACGGATCGGAGCAGGCTCTTGGAGAAGCCATTGCCGAAGCACTTCGTGTTGGTCTCATAGCCTCAAGAGACGAGCTTTTCATCACTTCCAAGTTATGGTGTTGTGATAATCATCCCCATCTTGTTCTTCCTGCTCTACAAAATTCGCTTCG GTCTCTTAAATTAGATTATTTGGACCTATATTTAATTCATTGGCCAATTACTGCAAAGCCTGGAATGTGGGAGATGCCTTATTCTGAAGAGAGCCTTGTTCCATTTGACTTAAAGAGTGTGTGGGCAGCAATGGAAGAATGTCACAAACTTGGCCTTACCAAATCAATTGGAGTTAGCAACTTCTCTTGCAAGAAACTTGAAAATCTTCTCTCTTTTGCTACAATTCCTCCTTCTGTCAATCAA GTGGAGATGAATATTGCCTGGCAGCAAAAGAATCTTAGAGCATACTGCAAGGCAAAGGGTATAATTGTGACTGCCTACTCTCCTTTGGGAGCCAAAGGGAGCAAATGGGATATCAATCAAATTTTGGACAATGAATTGACCAAGCAGATTGCACAGGCTCATGGCAAAACTGCAGCTCAG GTATGTCTTAGATGGTTATTTGAGCAAGGTGTGACTTTCATACCAAAGAGCTACAATAAAGAGAGATTAAAGGAAAATTTAGAGATATTTGATTGGTCACTCACCAAAGATGACCATGAAAAGATTAATCAAGTCAAACAGGAGCGTATGTTCAAGTACGGAACAGCAGCATTCCCGCTTCCTGATCTATTTGATGGGGAAACTTAG
- the LOC100792182 gene encoding uncharacterized protein — protein sequence MENKENINEWQQIEQFPELSEWNMVVINENYLVGDQASSTNNELSLLQIVPTTVTDPEVDGTSSPLTVSSSEGETAPLDWRVRVVSEAKKVLKVRLEGVRERVVGVASKVGNWAMCAGAFWSFTQVAGAAAAAAVLLSLVYVGIRRRRRRVGRRNVVVDPWVYLLKEKDEKISQLLFQIAQLNEMLSSRRKVLVHQIN from the exons ATGGAAAACAAAGAGAACATTAACGAGTGGCAACAAATCGAACAATTCCCCGAACTCTCCGAATGGAACATGGTAGTGATCAACGAAAACTACCTTGTTGGTGACCAAGCTTCTTCCACTAATAACGAACTCTCATTGTTACAAATCGTTCCAACAACGGTGACGGACCCGGAAGTCGACGGAACTTCGTCGCCGTTAACGGTGTCGAGTTCGGAGGGTGAGACGGCGCCGTTAGATTGGAGGGTGAGGGTGGTTAGCGAAGCCAAGAAGGTGTTGAAGGTGCGATTGGAGGGTGTGAGAGAGCGCGTTGTTGGGGTGGCTTCTAAGGTTGGTAATTGGGCAATGTGTGCGGGGGCGTTTTGGTCATTTACGCAGGTTGCCGGAGCTGCGGCGGCCGCGGCGGTGTTGCTGTCGCTTGTTTACGTGGGGATTCGACGGCGGCGGAGGAGGGTTGGTCGGCGGAACGTGGTGGTGGATCCTTGGGTTTATCTTCTTAAAGAGAAAGATGAG AAGATTAGCCAACTCTTATTTCAGATTGCACAATTAAACGAAATGTTGTCATCTCGTCGCAAGGTTCTGGTGCATCAAATCAACTGA